DNA from Bacteroides zoogleoformans:
ATGGCATCCCGAGTAAATATAGTAAATCAACCCGTTGACGGAATTAAATTAAGCTAATAATTATGAACAAGTTGTACATATCGTTGTTTTTAGTAACTTAGCAGTATCAAAATCATTCAGCTTAAATCATCGTATGCACAGATCAGATACAAAATTCGTCAAAACACTTGAAATATGCAAGCAATTCTCTCAAAATATAGTCAAGGTAGAGTCAAAATAAGTTCGGCAGGCATTCACTAATCACACAAAATATTTGTATCTTCGCCAACTAATAAATAAACATTTATAAAATCAAGAGAATGGGAACAATAGAAAACAAGTACATTACAGTAGTATACAAGCTGTACGCCGTGGAGAACGACGAGAAAGATTTCACTGAAGAGGCGTCTGCAGAGCATCCTTTCCAGTTTATCTCCGGATTAGGAATGACGCTGGAAGCTTTTGAGACTCAAATCAAGGGGTTGAAAGCCGGTGATACTTTCGATTTCACCATTGCCGCTTCCGAAGCTTACGGCGATTATGACGACGACCACGTAATTGAGCTTCCCAAAGAAGTTTTCTTCATAGAAGGAAAGTTTGACGACGAACGGGTAACAGAGGGTGCTGTCCTCCCCCTGATGACGTCGGGAGGACAACGCATCAACGGAAGCGTGGTAGAGGTGAAAGAAGATGTGGTTGTGATGGATATGAATCATCCTTTGGCCGGTTGCAACCTGAATTTTACAGGCGAAATCGTGATGAGCCGTCCGGCTACGAACGATGAGATTGCAGAAGCGGTACGCCTGATGAGCGGCGGTTGCAATTGCGACGGTGATTGTGGCGACGGATGCGGCGACCACGGATGCGGTGGCGGATGCTGTCACTAAATCACGATGAGATGCTTCGACAGAAAAAAGTTTTTCCTTGATATCATCATAAGGCAGAAACACCTTTATGATTTTTTTTAGGCGCGGATTATGCGGATTTTGCCAATGAGCACAATATTAACCCGCATGATCTGCACCTCTTTTTATACCGCAACACAAGAAATTTACAGCTTCTCTACTCATACCCCTTCTTCCATCTTTTGTCAGCCTTTGTGCGTCATAATCTCCAATACCAGCTTGTCCGTTTCGTTCATGCCTTTCGAGCCTATCTTTGTCAGGTTGCGGATACTTTGATCCACATCTTCATCAATGATTCCTTCGACAGAAGTCACGCAACGGTTTTCCATAGCCATGATGGCTGAAAGAACCGCGGTTGAGACACCGGTGGTTACTTTCAGCGCGCAACTGGGTTTGGCACCATCGCAAATCATACCGGTGAGATTGGCAATCATATTCTGCACGGCATAAGCCACCCGGTCATAGTCTCCTCCCATCAGCCATGTGATTCCGCAACTGGAGCCGGTGGCTGCCACGACACAACCGCAAAGAGCGGATAACCTTCCTAAACTCTGCTTGATATAAATCACTGTTAGATGGCTCAACATCAAGGCACGGATGATTTCTTCTTCCGATTTTCCGTTTTCCTCGGCATAGACCAGAACCGGTAAAGTGGCCGATATGCCTTGATTTCCGCTGCCTGAATTGCTCATCACCGGAATCATGGCACCCGCCATACGTGCGTCGCATGCTCCGGATGTATAAGAAAGGATGTGAGAGAAAACACTGTCGCCCATCACCTTACGTTTATAAGTACCCCGAAGGATTTTCCCCAAGCTGTGACCGTAGTCTCCTTCGAAAGAGCGTTCGGCGGCCGCTTTGTTCAGTCGGGCTGTTTCCAGGATAAAACGGATTTCGTCCAACGGAGCTGTCAGGGCAAAATCATAGACTTTACGTAAACTCAACTCTGGCACGTTGTTCTCCTTTTCTTCACCGGCAGCGGCTTGCTTGGTCAGCAGCACTTCCTCGTTGCGCGCCATATATATAAAGGTAGTATGCCCGCCGGCAATGATGGCGGCAGACTTATCTTCTCCCGCCTCACAACACACTTCTATATAAAGTTTTTCTTCGATACCTTCTTTCAGAGCTATGTGAATGCGCTTCTCGTCGATGAACCGCTTTCCTTCCTCCACCGCATCGGGGGTGCAGTCTTTCAACACTTCCAACTGATATGCCGACTTGCCGATTAAAACGCCCAACGCCACAGCAATGGGCAGTCCGATCATTCCGGTTCCGGGAATTCCCACCCCCATTGCATTCTTCAATATATTGGCGCTTAAAAGCACGGTTACCTTTTCGGGACGCTTGTCCAATATTTCCGCCGCTTTTGCCGCACACAACGCCACGGCAATAGGCTCCGTACACCCTATGGCAGGTATCACTTCCGATTTAATCAGGGCTATTATCTGTTGCCTTTCTATTTCCGTCATAATGCTTTTATAGTATAGATCACTGCTGGGCACTTAATCCCAGCTGATTTTCAATTGTTTATAATTTAGTTCTTTGACATTTTTGTAATCGCAATCGGCAAGTATCTCTCTTACAGACGTTTTATCCAGTAGAGAAAAGCTCAAAATTTGTAGAATTTCGTAGATTGGACGGTTAACTTTCAATCTGTAAGCGATAATGGCAACCAGACAGTATGTTATGATGGCACAGTACACTTGTATCTTGACTGCATTCATCGTGGTGCCCCAAAAAGATTTTACTTTCAGGTGTTGCTTTATCCATTTGAAAAATAGTTCCACCTGCCAACGGTTCTTGTATAGCAAAGCAATTTCCTCTGCTGATAGTTCCATGTTGTTGGTGATGAACACAAATTCTCTGTCCAGTTCTTCATCGTAGTATTTAACCCGCCGGAGTTTGTCCGGATATGCTTTGAGCGATTTATACGTTTCAAGCATTCCAATCTGATCACATTTTATTCCGGTTGTTTTATCGACTTCACGGGAATACATTCTACGGAATCTCATATTATCTTTTGCACGTGTAACGAAGTAAGCACCACTGGTGTGAAGCTTATGCAAACGGGTGAAGTCAACATATCCTTTATCCATGATATAGAAACTTCCCTTTTCATAACTCAACTCATCCAGCATGTTTACGTCATGTACTTTAGCATTGGTTACCAGTACGATTGTCGGTATGGAAGTCTTTACATCATACAAGGTATGAAGTTTGATGCCTCCTTTGTGTTTCTTAAATTCCGCCCACCAAAAAACATTCAGACAAAGGTCTATGGTGGAGGAATCAAAGGCATAAACATTACCGTCAACTTTCACCTCGAAGTCATTTTTGTTGTAGCTATTACGGGCTTCCGCAATCAGGGTATAAGCAAATTCTTCGTAGATACGATAATCTCTATTCCGGTTTGCTTTCCCCAGATTGGTACGGCTAACTGTTGCACCGAATCCCAAGTGAAAATACTTGTTCTTGTGTGCCTCAAGGCTGAGCATAAGATCACGCATACTGTCTCGGGCGGTCAGTTGTCCGAAGATCATGCACAGCATCTGATTCCAACAGGTGAATGTTCTGATTTTCTTATTCCCGGAATACTTCTCTACCAAACGGTCAAAGACACGACGGGGAAGAAAATCTGTAAGTTGAGCGAAGATATATTTGCCTTGATTCATTGTTTTGAGCTTTTGGGCAAAGCTAAAACAACTTTTCAATTCAAATCGTCACGCTACAAAAAGATACATAACTATGCGATTATCAAAGATTTCAAAGAACGATGTTTAATTTAAAGTGCCCACTAGTGAGTATAGATGTCTTTGAGTACAAATGTACATGATAATTTTCATAAATCAAGCAATATTTGCAAATTGATACATATATACTATTTCTACAGGCAATTCACGTGAAGCAGCCCTTTAAATATACAGGCTATACTAACCTTTATGACAGGTGCATCGGGTTGCCATCACACCACAATCTGTTTCCTTGAGAGTAATTCAAAGGCAGGAGATACCCGATATCAGGGCCGGATTAAAGGAAAAATAAAACAAACTCTAAACGTTTTCTCATAAAATATTGTTATCTTTAGAAGCCCAAACATCATCGGGAGAGAAAAACAGCAATGCATCTACCTTATACATAAACCTTTAAAGCAGCAATTGATATGTTCAACTCATTTGGAAATATTCTTCGCCTTACCAGTTTCGGAGAGTCACACGGCAAAGGCATTGGGGGCGTAATAGACGGATTCCCGTCGGGAATAAGCATTGACATGGATTTTGTACAATCTGAACTCGACCGCCGTCGTCCCGGACAATCGCGCATTACAACCGCAAGAAAAGAAGGAGACAAAGTGGAATTTCTCTCCGGAATCTTCGAGGGTAAATCAACAGGGTGCCCCATAGGCTTCATTGTGTGGAATGAAAACCAACATTCCGACGATTACAACAACCTAAAGGAGGTATACCGCCCTTCACATGCCGACTATACCTACAAGGTGAAATACGGTATTCGCGACCATCGGGGAGGAGGACGCTCTTCGGCACGCGAAACCATTTCGCGCGTGGTGGCTGGAGCGTTGGCCAAACTGGCCCTGAAACAATTGGGCATATACATCACGGCATATACTTCGCAAGTAGGCCCCATCCGGTTGGAAGAAAATTATACCGCCTATGACCTTGACCTGACAGACACCAATCCGGTGCGCTGCCCCGACCCGGAGAAAGCCAAAGAGATGGAAGAACTCATCTTCAAAATAAAAGGAGAAGGAGACACCATCGGAGGTGTCATCACTTGCGTCATCAAAGGTTGCCCCATAGGGCTGGGTCAACCGATATACGGCAAACTGCAGGCCGCCCTTGGCAGTGCCATGCTCAGCATCAATGCCGCCAAAGCTTTTGAATACGGCGATGGTTTCAAAGGACTGAAACAGAAAGGTTCGGAACAAAACGACGTGTTCTACAACAATAACGGACGTATTGAAACGCGCACCAACCACTCGGGAGGCATACAAGGCGGCATCAGCAATGGACAAGACATCTACTTTCGTGTTGCTTTCAAACCTGTAGCCACCGTATTGATGGAGCAACATACGGTAAACATTGACGGCATAGACACCACATTGAAAGCCCGCGGCAGGCACGACCCATGTGTGTTGCCGCGTGCCGTACCTATTGTGGAAGCAATGGCCGCCATGACTTTGCTGGATTACTTTCTAATAGACAAAACCACGCAATTATAAGCAGTGAGTGGTGAGCGGTTAATGACTTTCGCCACCAGCCACTAATCATTACTCAACTAACCCCTAATTTACATATGGAAATAAAAAAATATATTGCAGAAAATGAGTCACGGATGCTTGAAGAGTTATTCAGCCTCATCCGTATTCCAAGTATAAGTGCCAAACCTGAGCATCATGACGACATGTTGGCGTGCGCCGAACGTTGGGAACAGTTGTTGCTACAAGCCGGAGCAGACGAAGCATTGGTGATGCCCTCGAAAGGCAACCCCATCGTCTTCGGACAAAAGATAATAGCCCCAAACGCCAAAACCGTATTGGTATATGCCCACTACGACGTGATGCCGGCAGAACCGATGGAGCTTTGGAAAAGCCGGCCTTTTGAACCCGAAGTACGGGATGGGCATATCTGGGCGCGCGGTGCCGATGATGACAAAGGACAATCGTTCATTCAGGTAAAGGCATTTGAATATCTCGTTAAGAACGACTTGTTGCGGACCAATGTAAAATTCATTTTCGAGGGTGAGGAAGAAATCGGTTCGCCAAGTCTGGAAAGCTTCTGTCAGGAGCATAAAGATTTATTGAAAGCAGACGTCATATTGGTATCGGATACCAGCATGCTCGGGGCCGATCTGCCTTCATTGACCACCGGACTGCGTGGGTTGGCTTATTGGGAAATAGAGGTTACGGGGCCTAACCGCGACCTTCACTCGGGACACTTCGGAGGTGCCGTGGCCAACCCCATCAATGTATTATGCCAATTAATCGGCAAAGTGACGGGTGCGGACGGACGAATCACCGTGCCCGGATTCTATGACGATGTGGAAGAGGTTCCAAAAGCAGAACGAGAAATGATAGCCCACATCCCCTTCGATGAAGATAAGTATAAGAAAGCCATCGGCGTACAAGCACTCTTCGGCGAGAAAGGATATAGCACACTGGAACGCAACAGCTGCCGCCCGTCATTCGACGTATGCGGCATATGGGGAGGCTATACCGGCGAAGGTTCCAAAACCGTACTTCCATCCAAGGCTTACGCCAAAGTGTCGTGCCGACTGGTTCCTCACCAAGACCATCACCAGATTTCCAAACTGTTTACCGACTATATCTTGAGCATCGCCCCCGACACTGTGCAGATAAAGGTCACTCCTATGCATGGAGGACAAGGCTATGTATGCCCCATCTCACTGCCGGCCTACCAGGCTGCCGAAAAAGGATTTGAAAAAGCATTCGGCAAGAAGCCGCTGACCGTACGCCGTGGCGGAAGCATCCCTATCATATCTACGTTCGAGCAGGTATTGGGGCTGAAAACGGTATTGATGGGTTTCGGACTTGAGTCCAATGCCATTCACTCACCCAACGAAAACATGTCACTCGATATTTTCCGCAAAGGGATTGAAGCCGTAACGGAATTTTATCAACACTACAAATAATCGTCCCTGAGCCTGTTCCCTTTTGCGGACAGGCTCTCAAACATATCCATCAACATGAAAGATTTTCAAATCCAAGCCATCGGACTCATGTCCGGCACTTCCCTT
Protein-coding regions in this window:
- a CDS encoding FKBP-type peptidyl-prolyl cis-trans isomerase, whose protein sequence is MGTIENKYITVVYKLYAVENDEKDFTEEASAEHPFQFISGLGMTLEAFETQIKGLKAGDTFDFTIAASEAYGDYDDDHVIELPKEVFFIEGKFDDERVTEGAVLPLMTSGGQRINGSVVEVKEDVVVMDMNHPLAGCNLNFTGEIVMSRPATNDEIAEAVRLMSGGCNCDGDCGDGCGDHGCGGGCCH
- a CDS encoding L-cysteine desulfidase family protein; its protein translation is MTEIERQQIIALIKSEVIPAIGCTEPIAVALCAAKAAEILDKRPEKVTVLLSANILKNAMGVGIPGTGMIGLPIAVALGVLIGKSAYQLEVLKDCTPDAVEEGKRFIDEKRIHIALKEGIEEKLYIEVCCEAGEDKSAAIIAGGHTTFIYMARNEEVLLTKQAAAGEEKENNVPELSLRKVYDFALTAPLDEIRFILETARLNKAAAERSFEGDYGHSLGKILRGTYKRKVMGDSVFSHILSYTSGACDARMAGAMIPVMSNSGSGNQGISATLPVLVYAEENGKSEEEIIRALMLSHLTVIYIKQSLGRLSALCGCVVAATGSSCGITWLMGGDYDRVAYAVQNMIANLTGMICDGAKPSCALKVTTGVSTAVLSAIMAMENRCVTSVEGIIDEDVDQSIRNLTKIGSKGMNETDKLVLEIMTHKG
- a CDS encoding IS4 family transposase, which produces MNQGKYIFAQLTDFLPRRVFDRLVEKYSGNKKIRTFTCWNQMLCMIFGQLTARDSMRDLMLSLEAHKNKYFHLGFGATVSRTNLGKANRNRDYRIYEEFAYTLIAEARNSYNKNDFEVKVDGNVYAFDSSTIDLCLNVFWWAEFKKHKGGIKLHTLYDVKTSIPTIVLVTNAKVHDVNMLDELSYEKGSFYIMDKGYVDFTRLHKLHTSGAYFVTRAKDNMRFRRMYSREVDKTTGIKCDQIGMLETYKSLKAYPDKLRRVKYYDEELDREFVFITNNMELSAEEIALLYKNRWQVELFFKWIKQHLKVKSFWGTTMNAVKIQVYCAIITYCLVAIIAYRLKVNRPIYEILQILSFSLLDKTSVREILADCDYKNVKELNYKQLKISWD
- the aroC gene encoding chorismate synthase, producing MFNSFGNILRLTSFGESHGKGIGGVIDGFPSGISIDMDFVQSELDRRRPGQSRITTARKEGDKVEFLSGIFEGKSTGCPIGFIVWNENQHSDDYNNLKEVYRPSHADYTYKVKYGIRDHRGGGRSSARETISRVVAGALAKLALKQLGIYITAYTSQVGPIRLEENYTAYDLDLTDTNPVRCPDPEKAKEMEELIFKIKGEGDTIGGVITCVIKGCPIGLGQPIYGKLQAALGSAMLSINAAKAFEYGDGFKGLKQKGSEQNDVFYNNNGRIETRTNHSGGIQGGISNGQDIYFRVAFKPVATVLMEQHTVNIDGIDTTLKARGRHDPCVLPRAVPIVEAMAAMTLLDYFLIDKTTQL
- a CDS encoding dipeptidase; protein product: MEIKKYIAENESRMLEELFSLIRIPSISAKPEHHDDMLACAERWEQLLLQAGADEALVMPSKGNPIVFGQKIIAPNAKTVLVYAHYDVMPAEPMELWKSRPFEPEVRDGHIWARGADDDKGQSFIQVKAFEYLVKNDLLRTNVKFIFEGEEEIGSPSLESFCQEHKDLLKADVILVSDTSMLGADLPSLTTGLRGLAYWEIEVTGPNRDLHSGHFGGAVANPINVLCQLIGKVTGADGRITVPGFYDDVEEVPKAEREMIAHIPFDEDKYKKAIGVQALFGEKGYSTLERNSCRPSFDVCGIWGGYTGEGSKTVLPSKAYAKVSCRLVPHQDHHQISKLFTDYILSIAPDTVQIKVTPMHGGQGYVCPISLPAYQAAEKGFEKAFGKKPLTVRRGGSIPIISTFEQVLGLKTVLMGFGLESNAIHSPNENMSLDIFRKGIEAVTEFYQHYK